The following are encoded together in the Amblyraja radiata isolate CabotCenter1 chromosome 27, sAmbRad1.1.pri, whole genome shotgun sequence genome:
- the LOC116988231 gene encoding NIPA-like protein 3: protein MEREGKWPPSDLSYKENLIGTLLAIFGNLVISISLNMQKYSHVKLAGTKDPRSYFRTKTWWLGLTLMLIGELGVFTAYAYAPLSLITPLSAVSIVASSIIGIIFLRDKWKPKEFLRNYALSFLGCGFTVVGIYLLVTFGPNAHEKLSGRNLISHLMGWPFLLYLLVMIILFCLLLYFYKIRKMTYLGVIMLLEALLGSVTIVAAKGVSGMIVLSIQGNLQLAYPISPISFAP, encoded by the exons ATGGAGCGGGAAGGCAAGTGGCCGCCGAGTGACCTCTCCTACAAG GAAAATCTTATTGGAACTTTACTCGCCATCTTTGGAAACCTTGTCATCAGCATCTCGCTGAACATGCAG AAGTACAGCCATGTGAAGCTGGCAGGCACCAAAGATCCCCGATCGTATTTTCGGACAAAAACATGGTGGTTGGGACTGACGCTCATGTTAATAGGCGAGTTAGGAGTTTTCACTGCCTATGCCTACGCTCCACTGTCGCTGATCACACCCCTCAGCGCCGTCTCCATTGTCG CCAGCTCAATTATAGGGATCATATTCCTACGGGACAAGTGGAAACCGAAGGAATTTCTAC GAAACTACGCATTATCGTTCCTTGGATGTGGGTTCACAGTGGTTGGAATCTATCTCCTGGTCACATTTGGACCAAATGCTCACGAGAAGCTTTCGGGAAGGAATCTTATTTCACACTTAATGGGCTGGCCCTTTCTACTGTATCTG CTGGTGATGATTATCCTCTTCTGCCTTCTCCTGTATTTCTACAAAATACGAAAGATGACCTATCTTGGTGTAATTATGCTGCTGGAAGCCTTGTTGG GCTCCGTGACAATTGTGGCAGCCAAGGGTGTGTCGGGAATGATCGTTCTGTCCATCCAGGGAAATCTACAGCTGGCCTATCCtatatcgcctatttccttcgctccatag